The Polaribacter sp. Q13 sequence ATATAATTTGCATTTACATTAAATAAATGTGTATTAAAAGAACCAACTTCATAGGAAGTAGTTAAAAAATTATGGTCTGGTTTTTTTGTAACAATATTAATAGCTCCACCTAAAGCATCTGCACCTAATTCTATAGGTAATACACCTTTAAAAATTTCAATATCAGAAATTAAATCACTCGGAATGATTCCAATTTGAAAAGCTCTTCCTAAATAATCTGAAGGTATTCCATTTTTAAAAAAGCGAATAGCATCACCTTGTAAACCGTTAATATTAACTAATACAGGACTTCCTACACCAGAATTTTGTCTAACTTTTACTCCAGATGTTTGATTGATAATTGTAGTTAGGGGAGTTGCACGTTCAGAAATTTTGTTTACATCAATTATTTCTACCTTAATTGGTTTTTCTTTTTTTTGTTGTAGAAAAGATTTTGCTTTAATAATAACTTCTTCTAAATTTTCTTTATATAATGTTATTATAAGAGAGATTTCTTTATTTTTTTTAAGTAAAATAGTAACCGTTTGCTTTTTATATCCTAAGCTTGATATTATTAAGTTATAATTACCTGGTAAAATTTTAGTTATTTCAAAATAACCTTTTTCATTACTAGATACACCATTTATAGTCCCTTCTAAGTACACATTTACATCTGTTAAATATGCTCCTGTTTCATCTTTTATATATCCATGAATAGCATTTTGACCAAAACATATACTACTTAAAAAAAAGAAGAAAACTATAAAACAATATTTTGTAAACATCTGTTAATTATTTAGACTGATTCTAAAGAATGGCAAAAATATTGTATATTTGAACCCGATATTTACGCAAATAGAATTATTAAAGACGCATTTACGTAAAATTTAAAGCCAAAAAATATATGATTAATGATCTCTACTTTTAAATTTAAAAATCATAAAGAAAAAACCGTAATTAAAGAACGTTATAAAGAGTTAGATAACAGTTCTATTAATGAAATTAAAGAGTCTTTTAATACTAGTTTCTCGAAGTCAAATAATAAAGAAATTAGGTTAAATGGGATTATAATATTTATAAAATATGATGATATAATAAATCCACCAGTAATTATGGATGTCTCTCATAATTTTCCATACTTAAAACTTCATTTTGAAATAGAAGGCGATTTAAAATATGTACCTAATGATGAAAGTGGTATTCCTATTACTATAGAAGATGGTAATTATAATTTTTTTTATTTACCTAAAGCTAATGGAACAATTACATTAAAATCAAGAATAAGAAAAGAAGTAAGTATTCTTGTAACCGAAAAATATCTAAAAAAAACGTTTAAACGATATTTCGAAAATAATGAGTCATCCTTAAGAAACTCATTAGAAAATAAAGTTCCTTATAAAATGTTTTCTAAAAGCAAAGTTATACCTTCCGATTTATTACTTATAATTAGCAATGTTGTTTCTTGTTCTTATCAAAAAGATATTAAACAAGTATATCTAGAATCAAAAATAAAAGAAATATTTAGTTATTTGTTTTCTGAAATGGATACTGAAATCAATAAAAAATCTGAACATAAACTAAGTGATTTTGAGTATAATCAAATTATAAAATCCGAGAAAATTCTTAATAAAAACATTCACAAATCATTTAAAATAAATGACTTATCTATATTGACTGGCATTAATGAACATAAATTAAAAAGAGATTTCAAGTTAGTTTTTAAAAGTCCTGTTTTTACTTATTTAACGAATCTTAGAATGGAGAAAGCAAAAACAATGTTACTTAAAAATAACATTGATATCTCTGATGTTGCTGTTGCTGTCGGTTATAAAAATCCTCAACATTTTACTGTCGCTTTTAAAAAGAAATTTAATTATTTACCCAGTGAATTAAAGAAGAATCAATTAAATAGTAATAGGTAATAGTGTGTGCAATGAGGTCAAGTGATTTTTAATTTTAATATAAATGTTTCGACCTAAATATAATTTTGGTCAAACAATAGGAGAGTGGAACGTAATACTTTAGGGTGTTAACAATAAATGCAATTGACAATCAGAAAGCTAAAACATTTTCAAAGTGAAATTAATAGTAAGATTCTATTCTAAAATATAGAGAAACGAACCGTAATTGTTTCCAAAATTATTTCTAAGTCTTGATTTTTTTGTTTCTTTTTTCATCTAGGAAAAAAATAAAGAAAGATTAATCGTAACAATGTTTATTATCCATTTAACATAATAATTAGAAGTACTAATCAAAAGAATATTAATAATAGTTCCTAATAGAATAAGTGCAAAGAATTTTATTTTTTTAAAATTTATGCTCTTGTGGAAAGCTGACGAAAATGTTATTGGAAAAAAATTACAACGGGAACTTTATTGAACAACCAAATTTTGAAGATTTCTAAAAATTAGCTTTTGTGCGGCGGTAAGCGTTGGAAAATTGTGTTTAAAAATAAAAGCTTTTTTCAGCTTTAAGTTTTAAAAAACAATCGAGTATTTTTGGCCAGCCTCAATTTTACATAACGGCTAATTATAGCTACAAATTGTTATAGTTCAAATGTCTGTTAGAATAACGTATTTAAAAAATGTTGTTGAATAATACTAAATAAGAGATTCTACGGAATTATAATTAACACTTGTTGCCGAATGTTAAAACACCCCCAAACGAATGTTTATTGTATGTTCAGAGCTTTCTGGGATATTTAACATAATAGAGAATTATAATACAAATTGTTAGCAGGATTTTAAATCTACGAGAATCTCATATTTAAAATTTTAATGCCCCAAATAGAATGTTCTTGGGATATTTAACATAATATTCAATTATAACTTACAAATGGCTAAACAACAGTAAAAATGAATATGTCATAATTTGTACTATAATGTTCTGCGTTATGTAACTTGAGCTTAGGTTAAAAGCGAAAGTTGTTTCTACAGTTTCTTAAAAAAATTTATTCTAAAAGTTTCTTATACAATGCTAATGGAACACTTTTTATGCGACGACGTAGGAGGGAAGCGTAATGTGTGAGCAATGGCAATTATACTAAATCACTAATTTCTTTTTAAAATACTAATTATTGTTAAAATTAAAACAAGTTTCAGTATCTTATTATAGTCTTTTATTATTATTCTCAAAAAATATTCTATTTATTTTTTTATTACTAATCAATTGATTAGTTTTGTGCAATAATTTAGTTTATGCCTAGAGTAAAACAATATAATGAAGCAGAAGTAATAGAAAGTGCTATGGGCGTATTCTGGCAGAATGGCTATAAAAGTACTTCTTTACGAATGTTATCCAAAGAAATGGGTATCAATCAATTTTCTATAAATGCTAGTTTTGGTAATAAACAAAATCTGTTTTTAGAAAGTTTAAAATTGTACAGAACTAAGCTACAGCAATTATTAAAAACCTTTGAAGAGAATTCTAATGGTATTGAGAGTATTAAGAACTTCTTTTATGCATTTGCAGAATTTTCAAACCAAAATGAGTACAAAAGAGGCTGTTTAATGATCAATACAATGTCTGAATTTGGTCTTGAGGTAGATAAAGAAGTTGGTGCTCTTATTTCAAATTACGCAGAACAGTTAAAGGCTTTATTTAAGAAGAATCTTGAATTCAATACTACAAAAGATAACGACACTATAAAAAGACAAGTAAATTACCTTGATTTGGCTATTGGTGGTTTAGGCTTAGCAACAAAAGTAAAAGACAATGCTGTCATAGAAGATTATATAGAAATTACATTTAAAAATTTATAACATTTTTTTTACCTTAAAACTAATCGATTGATTAGAAATAAATAATAGAACACATGAAAACAAAGAACAACTTAGGAAAAACAGTACTACTCACGTTAACAATTGTATTATTAATGGGAAACAATATGCAAGCACAAGAAAAGGAAGTATATAATAAGGATATTACCAACAAGAAAGAAAGACCATTTATAGTGGATAAGGGCGAGTATCCTTTTAAAAGTAATTGGTTTGAAAAAGATGGCGTTTCTATGCATTATATAGATGAAGGAGAAGGAATTCCAATTGTTTTAACTCACGGTAACCCAGATTGGTCTTTTTTAAATAGAAATATTATTAAAGAGCTTTCAGGTGAAGCAAGAGTAATAGCGTACGATTTACCTGGATTTGGTTTTTCTGAAACACCAGAAAACTATGGTTTTACACCACAAGAGCATGTAGAATGGATTAGCGCACTTCTTTTTGAGCATTTAAAGTTAGAGAAGTTTATTATTGTTGTTCAAGATTGGGGTGGACCTACAGGGCTATCCGTAGCTACAAGCAACCCAGATAAAGTTTTAGGAGTAGTTATCAGTAATACTTGGGCTTGGAAAGCAGAAGGAAAATTAGAAGGTTTCTCTATGTATATGAGAACACCAGAAATGGAAGCAAAGGTTATCGATAACAATTATTTTGCAACCACATTAATGCAAAGCTCTATTAATAAAAAATCGAGTAGTACTAAAGCAATTACAGATGCTTATGAAATGCCGTTCCCAACCAAAGAATCTAGAAAAGGAACAGCAATATTCCCGCAGCAAATTACATTAGCAGCAGATTGGTTAATAGATTTAGAAGGCAAGCTGAATACGCTACAAGATAAACCTGTTGAATTTATTTTTGGTTTAAAAGATGATACAGTTGCTTCACAAGACATTCAAGATAAATGGCGTTCTATTTTCCCTAAAGCACCAGTACAATTGTTACCAGAAGCTGGTCACTTTACACAAGAAGACAGTCCTGAGAGTTTTGTGTTTTCATTGAGAAGAATTCTAAAAAATATAGAATAGATTAAATGGCTGCTTCTACTGATTATTTAGACTTTATTCTTGACCAATTATCAAATTGGAAAACGATCATCACAAAAAGAATGTTCGGTTGTGTCGGTCTTTATGCAGATGGTTTAATGTTTGGTATTATAGCAAAAGAAACTATTTTCTTTAAAGTTGACGAAACGAATAAGGAGCAATATTTAAATGCAGGTTCAGAAACTTTAACCCTTTTTAAAAATAAAAGTACAGTAGCTTCTTTTTATGAAGTTCCTATCGAAATTTTGGAAGACTCTGACCAATTTGTTGTTTGGGCTGAAGCGTCTTTAGATATTCAAAAAAGAAAAAAATCAGAATAATGAAAGTAATTATAACAGGATCTACTGGTATGGTAGGTCAAGGCGTTTTAATCGAGTGCCTAGAATCTCCAAGTATAGAAGAAGTATTGGTGATAAACCGAAACTCTTTGCAAATGCAGCATCCTAAATTGAAAGAAGTTATCCATAAAGATTTCTTCGATTTTAATTCAATTAAGGAAGAATTAAAAGGGTATGATGCTTGTTTTCATTGCATGGGCATTTCTTCTGTAGGGATGAAAGAGGAAGAATATCATCGTTTTACATATGGAATAACGGAAGCATTGGCTAAAACGCTTTATGCTAGTAATCCACAAATGGTATTCAATTATGTTTCTGGTGAAGGCACCGATAGTACCGAAAAAGGAAAACTGATGTGGGCTCGAGTGAAAGGAAAAACCGAGAATATGATTTTGAATATGGGCTTTAAAGATGCTTATATGTTTCGACTTCAAGTAATTCTTCCTTTGAAAGGGGTAAAATCCAAAACTGCTTGGGTAAATGCATTCTATTTTATCGCTCGTCCGTTTTTTGGACTTTTAGAAAAAAAGAAAAATAACACCACAAGTGTTAACGTTGGTCTGGCTATGATTAATAGCGTTCTTTTTGGAACCGACAACAAACTTTTAGAAAATGAACAGGTTAATGAATTAGCAAAAAAGTAATAAAATAAAATTAAAAAATCAAGCAGTATGTTTAAAAAATTAGTCCTTATTACAGGTATTCTTAATTTTCCAATTGGTCTTGGAATGTTCTATCAGGCGCTGTCAAATACCACAGCTGACACTTTTATTACGGGGGCTGTAACAGGTTCTTTTATCCTTTTTGCTGGAGCAGCACTTGTTTGGGCTTCAAATGATATTCAAAATAGAGCGTCTATTATTGTTTGGAATGGTTTAGTTCGACTTATAGGGTTTTCGTTGGTGCAATATGCTTCCGCAAATTTTGAGGGTGTCGCTCCAGAGATGGTGGCCATCTCATTTATGGACTTAGTTTTGGCAATTGTTTATATCGTTGGTAGTGTAAAAATTTCTGGAATACCATTTTCAAAATTAATAGTAGGAAAAATAAATTAATTCAAAAATTAGCATACAATGAAAAATAATATAGAAGGTAAAGTAGTAGTAATTACAGGAGGAAGTAGTGGATTAGGAGAAGCTACAGCACGTTATTTAGCAGAAAAAGGAGCCAAAATAGTTATAGGTGCTCGTAGACTAAATAAATTAGAAGTAATAGCAGATGAAATTAGAAAAAGCGGAGGAGCAATTGAAGTACTAAAAACAGATGTTACCAAAGCTAATGATGTAAAAGCATTGGTTAAAAAGGCAATTGATAGTTTTGGTAAAATTGATGTAATGATAAATAATGCCGGCATTATGCCATTAGCACCATTAGCAGCACTTAAAGTTGACGAATGGGACAGCATGATTGACGTAAATATCAAAGGAGTATTATACGGAATTGCAGCTGCATTA is a genomic window containing:
- a CDS encoding AraC family transcriptional regulator, with product MISTFKFKNHKEKTVIKERYKELDNSSINEIKESFNTSFSKSNNKEIRLNGIIIFIKYDDIINPPVIMDVSHNFPYLKLHFEIEGDLKYVPNDESGIPITIEDGNYNFFYLPKANGTITLKSRIRKEVSILVTEKYLKKTFKRYFENNESSLRNSLENKVPYKMFSKSKVIPSDLLLIISNVVSCSYQKDIKQVYLESKIKEIFSYLFSEMDTEINKKSEHKLSDFEYNQIIKSEKILNKNIHKSFKINDLSILTGINEHKLKRDFKLVFKSPVFTYLTNLRMEKAKTMLLKNNIDISDVAVAVGYKNPQHFTVAFKKKFNYLPSELKKNQLNSNR
- a CDS encoding TetR/AcrR family transcriptional regulator produces the protein MPRVKQYNEAEVIESAMGVFWQNGYKSTSLRMLSKEMGINQFSINASFGNKQNLFLESLKLYRTKLQQLLKTFEENSNGIESIKNFFYAFAEFSNQNEYKRGCLMINTMSEFGLEVDKEVGALISNYAEQLKALFKKNLEFNTTKDNDTIKRQVNYLDLAIGGLGLATKVKDNAVIEDYIEITFKNL
- a CDS encoding alpha/beta fold hydrolase, yielding MKTKNNLGKTVLLTLTIVLLMGNNMQAQEKEVYNKDITNKKERPFIVDKGEYPFKSNWFEKDGVSMHYIDEGEGIPIVLTHGNPDWSFLNRNIIKELSGEARVIAYDLPGFGFSETPENYGFTPQEHVEWISALLFEHLKLEKFIIVVQDWGGPTGLSVATSNPDKVLGVVISNTWAWKAEGKLEGFSMYMRTPEMEAKVIDNNYFATTLMQSSINKKSSSTKAITDAYEMPFPTKESRKGTAIFPQQITLAADWLIDLEGKLNTLQDKPVEFIFGLKDDTVASQDIQDKWRSIFPKAPVQLLPEAGHFTQEDSPESFVFSLRRILKNIE
- a CDS encoding TfoX/Sxy family protein, whose amino-acid sequence is MAASTDYLDFILDQLSNWKTIITKRMFGCVGLYADGLMFGIIAKETIFFKVDETNKEQYLNAGSETLTLFKNKSTVASFYEVPIEILEDSDQFVVWAEASLDIQKRKKSE
- a CDS encoding NAD-dependent epimerase/dehydratase family protein — translated: MKVIITGSTGMVGQGVLIECLESPSIEEVLVINRNSLQMQHPKLKEVIHKDFFDFNSIKEELKGYDACFHCMGISSVGMKEEEYHRFTYGITEALAKTLYASNPQMVFNYVSGEGTDSTEKGKLMWARVKGKTENMILNMGFKDAYMFRLQVILPLKGVKSKTAWVNAFYFIARPFFGLLEKKKNNTTSVNVGLAMINSVLFGTDNKLLENEQVNELAKK
- a CDS encoding SDR family oxidoreductase, which translates into the protein MKNNIEGKVVVITGGSSGLGEATARYLAEKGAKIVIGARRLNKLEVIADEIRKSGGAIEVLKTDVTKANDVKALVKKAIDSFGKIDVMINNAGIMPLAPLAALKVDEWDSMIDVNIKGVLYGIAAALPEFQKQKSGHFINLASVAGLNVSPGGAVYSGTKFAVRAISEGLRKEVGKDIRTTILTPGLIDSELQLGSSDEATSQFVQQVYKDAIPAISIAKAVAYAIEQPDDVDINELVIRPTVQEF